One Glycine max cultivar Williams 82 chromosome 6, Glycine_max_v4.0, whole genome shotgun sequence DNA segment encodes these proteins:
- the LOC100787089 gene encoding pentatricopeptide repeat-containing protein At2g04860, giving the protein MKPNLSLIHSLFHDASSALLIFRQLLQSSANPNHLTFSLLIKACLSSSSSFSRGSPTAWLQVNQIQTQLLKRGIDQFLYVNTALIDFYMKLGFTTHARQLFEDLPSADVVSWNVLICGYSQHGHPHDALQLFVHMLRESFRPNQTTIASLLPSCGRRELFLQGRSVHAFGIKAGLGLDPQLSNALTSMYAKCDDLEASQLLFQEMGEKNVISWNTMIGAYGQNGFEDKAVLCFKEMLKEGWQPSPVTMMNLMSANAVPETVHCYIIKCGFTGDASVVTSLVCLYAKQGFTDMAKLLYECYPTKDLISLTGIISSYSEKGEVESAVECFIQTLKLDIKPDAVALISVLHGISDPSHFAIGCAFHGYGLKNGLTNDCLVANGLISFYSRFDEILAALSLFFDRSEKPLITWNSMISGCVQAGKSSDAMELFCQMNMCGQKPDAITIASLLSGCCQLGYLRIGETLHGYILRNNVKVEDFTGTALIDMYTKCGRLDYAEKIFYSINDPCLVTWNSIISGYSLYGLEHKAFGCFSKLQEQGLEPDKITFLGVLAACTHGGLVYAGMEYFRIMRKEYGLMPTLQHYACIVGLLGRAGLFKEAIEIINNMEIRPDSAVWGALLSACWIQQEVKLGECLAKNLFLLNYKNGGFYVSLSNLYAIVGRWDDVARVRDMMRDSGGDGSSGVSVIEVTPLRDINNNLCPSEVYLNTSTWQHLCLC; this is encoded by the coding sequence ATGAAACCTAATCTGTCTCTCATTCACTCTCTATTCCATGATGCAAGCTCTGCACTCCTCATCTTTCGACAACTTTTACAGTCTAGTGCCAACCCCAACCATCTTACCTTTTCTTTACTCATCAAAGCGTgcctttcttcctcttcttctttctcgCGTGGATCACCCACTGCCTGGCTACAAGTAAACCAGATTCAAACCCAGTTGTTGAAACGGGGCATTGACCAATTTCTATATGTAAACACCGCTCTCATTGACTTCTACATGAAACTTGGCTTCACTACCCATGCACGCCAACTGTTCGAAGATTTGCCTTCTGCAGATGTTGTTTCATGGAATGTATTGATTTGTGGATATTCACAACATGGGCATCCTCATGACGCCCTTCAACTCTTTGTCCACATGCTAAGAGAGAGTTTCAGACCTAACCAAACAACTATTGCTAGTTTGTTACCATCTTGTGGTCGCCGTGAACTTTTCCTTCAAGGTAGATCCGTTCACGCATTTGGAATCAAAGCTGGTCTGGGTTTGGATCCTCAGTTGAGTAATGCACTTACCTCAATGTATGCTAAATGTGATGACTTGGAAGCATCCCAACTCTTGTTTCAAGAAATGGGTGAGAAAAATGTTATCTCTTGGAATACCATGATTGGTGCCTATGGCCAAAATGGTTTCGAGGACAAGGCAGTTTTGTGCTTTAAAGAGATGCTGAAGGAAGGTTGGCAACCCAGTCCAGTGACAATGATGAACCTTATGTCAGCTAATGCAGTTCCGGAAACTGTCCATTGCTATATTATCAAATGTGGCTTCACCGGTGATGCATCTGTTGTTACCTCACTAGTTTGTCTATATGCAAAGCAAGGGTTCACTGATATGGCAAAATTGCTTTACGAATGTTATCCCACCAAAGACCTGATTTCGTTAACTGGGATAATCTCTAGCTATTCTGAAAAGGGCGAGGTAGAATCTGCGGTTGAGTGTTTTATCCAAACTCTGAAGTTAGACATAAAACCAGATGCAGTTGCCTTGATTAGTGTCCTTCATGGAATTAGTGATCCTTCTCATTTTGCTATTGGATGTGCTTTCCATGGTTATGGGTTGAAGAATGGGCTGACTAATGATTGCTTAGTTGCAAATGGGCTAATAAGCTTTTATTCAAGATTTGATGAGATATTAGCTGCTTTGTCTTTGTTTTTTGACAGGAGTGAAAAACCGTTGATCACTTGGAATTCTATGATATCTGGCTGCGTTCAGGCTGGAAAATCAAGTGATGCCATGGAGTTGTTCTGCCAAATGAACATGTGTGGACAAAAACCAGATGCAATTACTATCGCTAGTCTACTATCAGGGTGTTGCCAGCTTGGGTACTTGCGGATTGGAGAGACGCTGCATGGCTATATCCTTAGAAACAATGTGAAAGTTGAAGATTTTACAGGAACTGCTCTAATAGATATGTATACTAAGTGTGGAAGATTAGATTATGCTGAAAAGATATTTTATAGCATCAATGATCCATGTTTGGTAACATGGAACTCCATCATATCGGGTTACAGTTTATATGGACTTGAACACAAAGCTTTCGGTTGTTTTTCTAAACTGCAAGAACAAGGGCTAGAACCTGATAAAATCACTTTCTTGGGAGTTTTAGCAGCATGCACTCATGGAGGACTTGTCTACGCAGGAATGGAATACTTTCGTATCATGAGAAAAGAGTATGGTTTGATGCCAACTTTGCAGCATTATGCTTGCATTGTTGGCCTCTTGGGTCGGGCAGGGTTGTTCAAGGAAGCAATTGAAATTATTAACAACATGGAAATTCGGCCTGATTCTGCTGTATGGGGGGCATTGTTAAGTGCTTGTTGGATTCAACAGGAAGTAAAGCTTGGGGAATGCTTGgccaaaaatttgtttttattgaattacAAAAACGGGGGATTTTATGTATCATTGTCAAATCTTTATGCGATTGTTGGGAGGTGGGATGACGTAGCAAGGGTGAGGGATATGATGAGAGACAGTGGAGGAGATGGATCTTCAGGTGTTAGTGTTATTGAAGTGACACCCCTCAGAGACATCAATAACAACTTGTGCCCGAGTGAGgtctatttgaatacaagcacTTGGCAGCATTTGTGTCTATGTTGA